The Cydia splendana chromosome Z, ilCydSple1.2, whole genome shotgun sequence genome window below encodes:
- the LOC134804913 gene encoding neuroligin-4, Y-linked-like, protein MDICLKTFKKRMLKRNYNCNLARKSLNLYCITLILCLSLNSVNSNTTYVSRHLSEKSSVSREFNFSDSARDSHGSHDDYEERDTEHSEQEYTKVNFEQNPFYDSDKYVHINKKNYPNEPNTYSNYEDYKHFYLSPSNPLPNTNVKFKISSRIVQTKYGKLQGIILGMDEHKYLRPLEVFLGVPYATPPVGSNRFSPTRAPSPWDGVRVSDRPGPACPQKLPDLHDERTMLDTMPKGRLEYLKRLMPYLKNQSEDCLYLNIFAPLQMDELKSAIPVMVYIHGESFSWSSGNPYDGAVLASYDDLIIVTLNFRLGILGFLNANPTPHLKARVANYGLMDQIAALHWVQQNIVLFGGDPTNITLMGHGSGAACINFLMISPTVMPGLFHRAILLSGSALSSWAIVDDPVFYTLKLAKHMNCAIPDDMAKDHEIIVDCLRGATTEQLLSIDISPPNFMTAFGPSVDGVVIKTDFAKDFLTTFPTGDFPSFGPLNNMNQNSNIHSKRSDSGRRRFQNKYDLMFGVVTSEALWKFSAHDIQNGIDPDKRDRMLRTYVRNSYMYHLNEIFYTIINEYTDWEKTNLINTRDSTVAAFSDAQYVAPLVQSGDLLSGGPKPAPSDEDGPRRPTKTFFYVFDYQTKDGFYPPKMGAVHGEELPYIFGAPVVEGFGHFPQNYTKSEVALSESMMLFVSNFVRTGNPNDNTRQEVLLPASRERNKFRGINWEEYDSTHQKYLEIGMKARLKNHFRAHQLSVWLRLVPELHRAGMEDIATRHNLFKNHNEQELYEGIVRPDPLARNINDNDQLKRVNGSVYADAALTTVDTILATCVTLLPNSRDVQTLNATENTLANLEAAGYAAYSTALSVTIAIGCSLLILNVLIFAGVYYQRDKSRSRGKQQRFNEKHFETISGKHSHYHIDPTHTPSLVVDVERHNRKKHQMGSDSHLANLNFKGPLNVPKSPPSPSLSIENMMIPTKIGSRNSSFRLPNVSYTHMGGYGTMSKNLNQFNNSPPSQELRQQKFLPPNGSASQGSPLGREDAARGGPHATLRRGKSPHHASSLPQAAIDEMRV, encoded by the exons ATGGACATATGTCTCAAAACTTTTAAGAAAAGGATGCTAAAAAGAAATTACAATTGTAATTTAGCTCGAAAATCCTTAAATTTGTATTGTATCACCCTCATACTTTGTCTGTCACTGAATTCTGTTAATTCCAACACAACATATGTCAGTCGTCATTTAAGCGAAAAGAGCAGCGTAAGCAGAGAATTTAACTTCAGTGACAGTGCACGTGACAGTCACGGCTCACACGACGACTACGAGGAACGTGATACCGAGCATTCCGAACAAGAGTATACTAAAGTCAATTTCGAACAAAATCCATTTTACGATAGtgataaatatgtacatataaataaaaaaaattaccctaacgAGCCCAATACTTACAGCAACTACGAAGACtacaaacatttttatttaagcCCTTCTAATCCATTACCAAATACGaatgtaaaatttaaaataagtagTAGGATAGTTCAGACTAAATATGGTAAACTGCAGGGCATAATCTTGGGCATGGATgaacataaatatttaagaCCACTAGAAGTATTCTTAGGCGTTCCGTATGCCACTCCGCCAGTAGGATCAAACAG GTTTAGTCCTACAAGAGCACCATCACCGTGGGATGGTGTGCGTGTCTCTGATCGCCCAGGCCCTGCGTGCCCTCAAAAGTTGCCCGACCTCCACGATGAAAGGACCATGTTAGACACTATGCCAAAAGGCAGACTGGAATACCTGAAAAGACTGATGCCTTATCTTAAAAACCAGAGTGAAGATTGTCTCTACTTAAACATATTTGCGCCCTTGCAAA TGGATGAACTCAAATCGGCCATTCCAGTGATGGTTTATATACACGGGGAAAGCTTTTCGTGGAGCTCGGGAAATCCATACGATGGAGCTGTTCTGGCCAGTTACGATGATTTGATAATTGTCACCTTAAATTTTAGACTTGGTATTTTAG GGTTCCTTAATGCAAATCCGACGCCACATTTAAAAGCCCGGGTAGCGAATTATGGTTTAATGGATCAAATAGCTGCGTTGCACTGGGTTCAACAGAACATTGTGTTATTCGGAGGTGATCCAACAAACATCACACTAATGGGACACGGCTCAGGGGCCGCCTGCATTAATTTTCTCATGATATCACCCACGGTCATGCCAG GTTTATTCCACAGAGCAATACTTCTCTCCGGTTCGGCGCTAAGTTCATGGGCTATTGTGGACGATCCAGTTTTTTACACACTAAAATTAGCAAAGCATATGAACTGTGCCATCCCAGACGACATGGCGAAGGATCATGAAATTATAGTTGACTGTCTCAGAGGTGCCACCACGGAACAATTGTTATCAATAGACATATCTCCTCCAAATTTTATGACAGCGTTTGGCCCGTCTGTCGACGGAGTTGTTATAAAGACAGATTTTGCAAAAGACTTTTTAACCACGTTTCCGACAGGAGATTTTCCTAGTTTCGGACCGTTGAACAATATGAATCAAAATAGCAACATACATTCCAAGAGAAGTGATAGTGGAAGAAGACGTTTTCAAAATAAGTACGACTTGATGTTTGGAGTTGTAACTAGTGAAGCTTTGTGGAAGTTTTCAGCTCATGACATTCAAAATGGCATCGATCCAGACAAAAGAGATCGCATGTTAAG GACGTATGTGAGAAATTCGTACATGTACcatttaaatgaaatattttacacCATAATCAACGAATATACAGACTGGGAAAAAACG AATTTGATCAATACAAGAGATTCGACTGTAGCAGCGTTTTCAGATGCTCAATATGTGGCACCATTAGTCCAAAGCGGAGATTTGCTCAGCGGAGGACCTAAACCAGCACCAAGTGACGAGGACGGGCCGCGTCGACCAACTAAGACATTTTTTTACGTGTTTGACTATCAGACGAAAGACGGTTTTTATCCACCG aaaatggGCGCCGTCCACGGTGAAGAACTGCCATATATTTTCGGAGCTCCAGTCGTGGAAGGGTTTGGTCATTTCCCACAGAATTACACGAAGTCTGAGGTTGCATTGTCCGAATCCATGATGCTCTTTGTATCTAACTTTGTGAGAACTGG AAATCCAAACGACAATACCAGACAGGAGGTTTTGTTGCCAGCGTCGAGGGAGCGTAATAAATTTCGAGGCATAAATTGGGAAGAGTACGACTCCACGCACCAAAAGTACTTAGAAATAG gtatgaagGCGCGTCTGAAGAACCACTTTAGAGCCCATCAACTTTCTGTGTGGCTGAGGCTAGTCCCCGAGTTGCACAGAGCGGGAATGGAGGATATCGCTACTCGACATAACCTGTTTAAAAATCATAATGAGCAAGAACTATACGAAGGCATCGTCAGGCCTGACCCTTTGGCGAGAAATATCAACGACAACGATCAATTGAAACGAGTAAATGGATCGGTTTACGCTGACGCGGCTTTGACTACCGTCGATACTATTCTGGCGACATGCGTTACGCTATTACCGAATAGTAGGGACGTACAAACGTTGAATGCCACAGAAAACACTTTAGCTAATTTGGAGGCAGCAGGGTACGCCGCCTATTCAACGGCATTAAGCGTTACCATAGCTATAGGTTGCTCACTATTGATTTTAAATGTTCTGATATTCGCTGGAGTATACTATCAGCGAGATAAATCTAGGTCGCGGGGAAAACAACAACGCTTTAATGAAAAACACTTTGAGACTATCTCTGGAAAACATTCACATTACCACATAGATCCGACGCATACTCCTAGCTTAGTAGTAGATGTGGAAAGACACAATCGGAAGAAGCATCAAATGGGTAGTGATTCTCACTTGGCTAACCTGAACTTTAAAGGTCCGCTGAACGTACCGAAATCGCCACCGAGTCCGTCACTTAGTATAGAAAATATGATGATACCCACCAAAATTGGAAGTAGAAACAGTAGTTTTAGATTGCCCAACGTGAGTTATACTCATATGGGTGGATACGGCACGATGTCAAAGAATTTGAACCAGTTTAATAACTCGCCGCCCTCACAGGAGTTGAGACAGCAGAAATTCCTGCCTCCGAACGGTTCGGCTTCGCAGGGCTCCCCCTTAGGGCGGGAGGACGCAGCGAGAGGGGGGCCTCATGCCACTCTCCGGCGCGGAAAGAGCCCCCACCACGCCTCGAGTCTGCCACAAGCAGCTATTGACGAAATGAGAGTGTGA